The following are encoded together in the Humulus lupulus chromosome 5, drHumLupu1.1, whole genome shotgun sequence genome:
- the LOC133778612 gene encoding dynamin-related protein 5A isoform X1 translates to MENLISLVNKIQRACTALGDHGEANALPTLWDALPAIAVVGGQSSGKSSVLESVVGKDFLPRGSGIVTRRPLVLQLHKISEGSREYAEFLHIPRKRFTDFAAVRKEISDETDRETGRSKQISSVPIHLSIFSPMVVNLTLIDLPGLTKVAVDGQSENIVQDIENMVRSYIEKPNCIILAVSPANQDLATSDAIKISREVDPTGERTLGVLTKIDLMDKGTDAVEILEGKSYRLKFPWVGVVNRSQQDINKNVDMIAARRREREYFATTPEYKHLAHRMGSEHLAKMLSKHLETVIKSKIPGIQSLISKTVSDLETELSRLGKPIAADAGGKLYSIMEICRIFDQIYKEHLDGVRPGGDKIYNVFDNQLPAALKRLQFDKQLSMENIRKLITEADGYQPHLIAPEQGYRRLIESTLVTIRGPAEAAVDAVHSLLKDLVHKAINETLELRQYPGLRVEVTNAAIESLERMRDESKKATLLLVDMESGYLTVDFFRKLPQDVEKGGNPSHSIFDRYNDSYLRRIGTTVLAYVNMVCAGLRNSIPKSVVYCQVREAKRSLLDHFFTDLGKMEQKRLSSLLNEDPAVMERRAALAKRLELYRAAQAEIDSVAWSK, encoded by the exons ATGGAGAATCTTATCTCTTTGGTGAACAAAATCCAGAGGGCTTGTACTGCTCTTGGTGATCATGGGGAAGCCAATGCATTGCCTACTCTATGGGACGCCTTGCCGGCGATCGCGGTTGTCGGTGGCCAG AGTTCAGGGAAGTCTTCTGTGTTGGAGAGTGTTGTTGGCAAGGACTTTTTACCTCGTGGATCTG GAATTGTTACTCGGCGTCCTCTTGTGTTACAGCTTCATAAAATTTCTGAAGGCAGCAGAGAATATGCGGAGTTTCTCCACATTCCGAGAAAAAGATTTACTGATTTTG CTGCTGTGAGGAAGGAGATTAGTGATGAGACAGATAGAGAAACTGGTCGCAGCAAACAAATCTCTAGCGTTCCAATTCATCTCAGCATATTTTCTCCAATGG TTGTCAACTTGACACTTATTGATCTTCCCGGGCTTACAAAAGTGGCAGTTG ATGGTCAGTCTGAAAATATTGTGCAAGACATTGAGAATATGGTTCGTTCCTACATTGAGAAG CCTAATTGCATTATTTTGGCAGTTTCACCTGCCAATCAAGATCTTGCAACATCTGATGCAATTAAGATTTCTCGTGAAGTAGATCCTACAG GGGAGAGGACATTAGGTGTCTTGACAAAGATTGATCTTATGGACAAGGGTACTGACGCAGTTGAG ATTTTGGAAGGGAAGTCTTACAGGCTTAAATTTCCATGGGTTGGAGTTGTCAATCGCTCACAACAAGATATTAATAAGAATGTTGACATGATTGCTGCCCGACGTCGAGAGCGTGAATATTTTGCTACTACACCAGAATATAAGCACCTAGCTCACAGAATGGGATCTGAGCATTTAGCAAAGATGCTTTCAAAG CATTTGGAAACTGTTATCAAGTCCAAAATTCCTGGCATCCAGTCCCTTATTAGCAAGACAGTTTCTGATCTTGAAACCGAACTGTCTCGTCTTGGAAAGCCTATTGCTGCTGATGCTGGA GGAAAGTTGTACTCGATCATGGAGATTTGTAGAATTTTCGATCAGATATACAAGGAGCATCTTGATGGCGT GCGTCCCGGGGGTGATAAGATCTACAATGTATTTGATAACCAGCTTCCCGCTGCCCTAAAAAGATTGCAATTTGATAAGCAGCTCTCAATGGAAAATATAAGAAAGCTCATAACTGAGGCAGATGGTTATCAGCCTCACTTGATAGCCCCAGAGCAAGGATACCGTCGACTAATTGAATCTACTTTAGTTACCATCAGAGGTCCTGCAGAGGCAGCTGTTGATGCG GTCCATTCCCTATTGAAAGATCTCGTTCACAAGGCTATCAATGAGACTCTG GAGTTAAGGCAGTATCCTGGTCTTAGAGTAGAGGTGACAAATGCAGCTATCGAGTCTCTTGAAAGAATGAGAGATGAGAGCAAGAAAGCGACACTTCTGCTTGTTGATATGGAAAGTGGTTACTTGACCGTTGATTTCTTCCGCAAGCTTCCTCAAGACGTTGAAAAGGGTGGCAACCCATCACATTCCATCTTCGATAGATACAACGATTCATATCTGAGGCGAATTG GGACGACAGTTTTGGCATACGTCAATATGGTCTGTGCAGGCCTACGAAACTCCATTCCTAAGTCCGTCGTCTATTGTCAAGTCCGAGAAGCAAAGCGAAGCTTACTCGACCATTTCTTCACAGACTTGGGTAAAATGGAG CAAAAGCGATTGTCCTCCTTGTTGAACGAGGATCCAGCAGTCATGGAGCGACGGGCGGCCCTTGCGAAAAGGCTGGAGCTGTACAGGGCTGCTCAAGCTGAAATCGATTCAGTTGCTTGGTCCAAATAG
- the LOC133778613 gene encoding UDP-glucose 4-epimerase GEPI48 isoform X2, with protein MAKSILVTGGAGYIGSHTVLQLLLGGFKTVVVDNLDNASQISIDRVKELAADFGHNLSFHKIDLRDKPALEKIFSETKFDAVIHFAGLKAVGESVKEPLRYYNNNLIGTITLLEIMAAHGCKKLVFSSSATVYGSPKEVPCTEEFPIGAVNPYGRTKLFIEEICRDIYQSDSEWKIILLRYFNPVGAHPSGYIGEDPRGIPNNLMPFVQQVAVGRRPALTVYGNDYSTKDGTGVRDYIHVVDLAEGHIAALQKLGDAKIGCEVYNLGTGKGTSVLEMVAAFEKASEKKIPLVIAGRRPGDAEVVYASTKKAETELNWKARFGIEEMCRDQWNWASKNPYGYDGSPENSN; from the exons ATGGCGAAGAGTATACTTGTCACTGGTGGAGCTGGCTACATCGGTAGTCACACCGTGCTACAGCTTTTGCTTGGTGGATTTAAGACCGTCGTCGTTGATAATCTAGACAACGCTTCTCAAATCTCTATTGACCGAGTCAAAGAACTCGCTGCTGATTTTGGCCATAACCTTTCCTTTCATAAG ATAGACCTCCGTGACAAACCAGCTCTTGAGAAAATATTTTCTGAAACAAA ATTTGATGCTGTCATACATTTTGCCGGACTGAAGGCAGTTGGTGAAAGCGTGAAAGAGCCACTGCGTTACTATAACAACAATTTAATTGGGACAATTACTCTATTGGAAATTATGGCTGCCCATGGATGCAAGAAG CTTGTCTTCTCGTCTTCAGCGACAGTTTATGGTAGTCCAAAGGAGGTTCCATGCACAGAGGAGTTTCCCATTGGTGCAGTCAATCCATATGGACGAACTAAG CTTTTTATTGAGGAAATCTGTCGTGACATATACCAGTCAGACTCAGAATGGAAAATTATATTGCTCAGATATTTCAATCCCGTTGGAGCACACCCTAGTGGATATATTGGTGAGGATCCCCGCGGAATTCCAAACAACCTGATGCCATTCGTGCAGCAAGTTGCTGTTGGGAGGCGACCAGCCTTGACAGTGTATGGAAATGATTACAGCACAAAAGATGGAACTGGG GTACGTGACTACATTCACGTTGTTGACTTAGCCGAAGGACACATTGCTGCATTGCAGAAACTCGGTGATGCAAAAATAG GTTGTGAGGTGTACAATCTGGGAACTGGAAAAGGAACGTCGGTGTTGGAGATGGTTGCAGCATTTGAAAAGGCATCCGAAAAG AAAATTCCTCTTGTGATAGCTGGACGGCGACCTGGTGATGCGGAAGTAGTTTATGCATCAACAAAAAAGGCAGAAACTGAATTGAACTGGAA GGCAAGATTTGGCATCGAAGAAATGTGTCGGGATCAATGGAACTGGGCTAGTAAAAATCCTTACGGCTATGATGGATCACCAGAAAACAGCAActga
- the LOC133778613 gene encoding UDP-glucose 4-epimerase 5 isoform X1 — protein MAKSILVTGGAGYIGSHTVLQLLLGGFKTVVVDNLDNASQISIDRVKELAADFGHNLSFHKQIDLRDKPALEKIFSETKFDAVIHFAGLKAVGESVKEPLRYYNNNLIGTITLLEIMAAHGCKKLVFSSSATVYGSPKEVPCTEEFPIGAVNPYGRTKLFIEEICRDIYQSDSEWKIILLRYFNPVGAHPSGYIGEDPRGIPNNLMPFVQQVAVGRRPALTVYGNDYSTKDGTGVRDYIHVVDLAEGHIAALQKLGDAKIGCEVYNLGTGKGTSVLEMVAAFEKASEKKIPLVIAGRRPGDAEVVYASTKKAETELNWKARFGIEEMCRDQWNWASKNPYGYDGSPENSN, from the exons ATGGCGAAGAGTATACTTGTCACTGGTGGAGCTGGCTACATCGGTAGTCACACCGTGCTACAGCTTTTGCTTGGTGGATTTAAGACCGTCGTCGTTGATAATCTAGACAACGCTTCTCAAATCTCTATTGACCGAGTCAAAGAACTCGCTGCTGATTTTGGCCATAACCTTTCCTTTCATAAG CAGATAGACCTCCGTGACAAACCAGCTCTTGAGAAAATATTTTCTGAAACAAA ATTTGATGCTGTCATACATTTTGCCGGACTGAAGGCAGTTGGTGAAAGCGTGAAAGAGCCACTGCGTTACTATAACAACAATTTAATTGGGACAATTACTCTATTGGAAATTATGGCTGCCCATGGATGCAAGAAG CTTGTCTTCTCGTCTTCAGCGACAGTTTATGGTAGTCCAAAGGAGGTTCCATGCACAGAGGAGTTTCCCATTGGTGCAGTCAATCCATATGGACGAACTAAG CTTTTTATTGAGGAAATCTGTCGTGACATATACCAGTCAGACTCAGAATGGAAAATTATATTGCTCAGATATTTCAATCCCGTTGGAGCACACCCTAGTGGATATATTGGTGAGGATCCCCGCGGAATTCCAAACAACCTGATGCCATTCGTGCAGCAAGTTGCTGTTGGGAGGCGACCAGCCTTGACAGTGTATGGAAATGATTACAGCACAAAAGATGGAACTGGG GTACGTGACTACATTCACGTTGTTGACTTAGCCGAAGGACACATTGCTGCATTGCAGAAACTCGGTGATGCAAAAATAG GTTGTGAGGTGTACAATCTGGGAACTGGAAAAGGAACGTCGGTGTTGGAGATGGTTGCAGCATTTGAAAAGGCATCCGAAAAG AAAATTCCTCTTGTGATAGCTGGACGGCGACCTGGTGATGCGGAAGTAGTTTATGCATCAACAAAAAAGGCAGAAACTGAATTGAACTGGAA GGCAAGATTTGGCATCGAAGAAATGTGTCGGGATCAATGGAACTGGGCTAGTAAAAATCCTTACGGCTATGATGGATCACCAGAAAACAGCAActga
- the LOC133778612 gene encoding dynamin-related protein 5A isoform X2, with translation MENLISLVNKIQRACTALGDHGEANALPTLWDALPAIAVVGGQSSGKSSVLESVVGKDFLPRGSGIVTRRPLVLQLHKISEGSREYAEFLHIPRKRFTDFAAVRKEISDETDRETGRSKQISSVPIHLSIFSPMVVNLTLIDLPGLTKVAVDGQSENIVQDIENMVRSYIEKPNCIILAVSPANQDLATSDAIKISREVDPTGERTLGVLTKIDLMDKGTDAVEILEGKSYRLKFPWVGVVNRSQQDINKNVDMIAARRREREYFATTPEYKHLAHRMGSEHLAKMLSKHLETVIKSKIPGIQSLISKTVSDLETELSRLGKPIAADAGGKLYSIMEICRIFDQIYKEHLDGVRPGGDKIYNVFDNQLPAALKRLQFDKQLSMENIRKLITEADGYQPHLIAPEQGYRRLIESTLVTIRGPAEAAVDAVHSLLKDLVHKAINETLELRQYPGLRVEVTNAAIESLERMRDESKKATLLLVDMESGYLTVDFFRKLPQDVEKGGNPSHSIFDRYNDSYLRRIGTTVLAYVNMVCAGLRNSIPKSVVYCQVREAKRSLLDHFFTDLGKMEQKRLSSLLNEDPAVMERRAALAKRLELYRAAQAEIDSVAWSK, from the exons ATGGAGAATCTTATCTCTTTGGTGAACAAAATCCAGAGGGCTTGTACTGCTCTTGGTGATCATGGGGAAGCCAATGCATTGCCTACTCTATGGGACGCCTTGCCGGCGATCGCGGTTGTCGGTGGCCAG AGTTCAGGGAAGTCTTCTGTGTTGGAGAGTGTTGTTGGCAAGGACTTTTTACCTCGTGGATCTG GAATTGTTACTCGGCGTCCTCTTGTGTTACAGCTTCATAAAATTTCTGAAGGCAGCAGAGAATATGCGGAGTTTCTCCACATTCCGAGAAAAAGATTTACTGATTTTG CTGCTGTGAGGAAGGAGATTAGTGATGAGACAGATAGAGAAACTGGTCGCAGCAAACAAATCTCTAGCGTTCCAATTCATCTCAGCATATTTTCTCCAATGG TTGTCAACTTGACACTTATTGATCTTCCCGGGCTTACAAAAGTGGCAGTTG ATGGTCAGTCTGAAAATATTGTGCAAGACATTGAGAATATGGTTCGTTCCTACATTGAGAAG CCTAATTGCATTATTTTGGCAGTTTCACCTGCCAATCAAGATCTTGCAACATCTGATGCAATTAAGATTTCTCGTGAAGTAGATCCTACAG GGGAGAGGACATTAGGTGTCTTGACAAAGATTGATCTTATGGACAAGGGTACTGACGCAGTTGAG ATTTTGGAAGGGAAGTCTTATAG GCTTAAATTTCCATGGGTTGGAGTTGTCAATCGCTCACAACAAGATATTAATAAGAATGTTGACATGATTGCTGCCCGACGTCGAGAGCGTGAATATTTTGCTACTACACCAGAATATAAGCACCTAGCTCACAGAATGGGATCTGAGCATTTAGCAAAGATGCTTTCAAAG CATTTGGAAACTGTTATCAAGTCCAAAATTCCTGGCATCCAGTCCCTTATTAGCAAGACAGTTTCTGATCTTGAAACCGAACTGTCTCGTCTTGGAAAGCCTATTGCTGCTGATGCTGGA GGAAAGTTGTACTCGATCATGGAGATTTGTAGAATTTTCGATCAGATATACAAGGAGCATCTTGATGGCGT GCGTCCCGGGGGTGATAAGATCTACAATGTATTTGATAACCAGCTTCCCGCTGCCCTAAAAAGATTGCAATTTGATAAGCAGCTCTCAATGGAAAATATAAGAAAGCTCATAACTGAGGCAGATGGTTATCAGCCTCACTTGATAGCCCCAGAGCAAGGATACCGTCGACTAATTGAATCTACTTTAGTTACCATCAGAGGTCCTGCAGAGGCAGCTGTTGATGCG GTCCATTCCCTATTGAAAGATCTCGTTCACAAGGCTATCAATGAGACTCTG GAGTTAAGGCAGTATCCTGGTCTTAGAGTAGAGGTGACAAATGCAGCTATCGAGTCTCTTGAAAGAATGAGAGATGAGAGCAAGAAAGCGACACTTCTGCTTGTTGATATGGAAAGTGGTTACTTGACCGTTGATTTCTTCCGCAAGCTTCCTCAAGACGTTGAAAAGGGTGGCAACCCATCACATTCCATCTTCGATAGATACAACGATTCATATCTGAGGCGAATTG GGACGACAGTTTTGGCATACGTCAATATGGTCTGTGCAGGCCTACGAAACTCCATTCCTAAGTCCGTCGTCTATTGTCAAGTCCGAGAAGCAAAGCGAAGCTTACTCGACCATTTCTTCACAGACTTGGGTAAAATGGAG CAAAAGCGATTGTCCTCCTTGTTGAACGAGGATCCAGCAGTCATGGAGCGACGGGCGGCCCTTGCGAAAAGGCTGGAGCTGTACAGGGCTGCTCAAGCTGAAATCGATTCAGTTGCTTGGTCCAAATAG